Proteins encoded by one window of Homo sapiens chromosome 10, GRCh38.p14 Primary Assembly:
- the POLL gene encoding DNA polymerase lambda isoform X21, which translates to MDPRGILKAFPKRQKIHADASSKVLAKIPRREEGEEAEEWLSSLRAHVVRTGIGRARAELFEKQIVQHGGQLCPAQGPGVTHIVVDEGMDYERALRLLRLPQLPPGAQLVKSAWLSLCLQERRLVDVAGFSIFIPSTWTIHSPARQSRMLLFLLAPMRPCFRQPFLLLLLPPGLCLLPKRQKRHQTPKPSPSLMMKPVMGKKPRLVQLIWKPSSVATTPPPLREIVSLAQPLLSWISGSVHSPQARRRPITTSISQRSWKFWPKPTVFRETSGGPWAMPRPSMPSRASISLSPRTRRPAVSLGLGSGWLRKS; encoded by the exons ATGGATCCCAGGGGTATCTTGAAGGCATTTCCCAAGCGGCAGAAAATTCATGCTGATGCATCATCAAAAGTACTTGCAAAGATTCctaggagggaagagggagaagaagcaGAAG AGTGGCTGAGCTCCCTTCGGGCCCATGTTGTGCGCACTGGCATTGGACGAGCCCGGGCAGAACTCTTTGAGAAGCAGATTGTTCAGCATGGCGgccagctatgccctgcccaggGCCCAGGTGTCACTCACATTGTGGTGGATGAAGGCATGGACTATGAGCGAGCCCTCCGCCTTCTCAGACTACCCCAGCTGCCCCCGGGTGCTCAGCTGGTGAAGTCAGCCTGGCTGAGCTTGTGCCTTCAGGAGAGGAGGCTGGTGGATGTAGCTGGATTCAGCATCTTCATCCCCA GTACTTGGACCATCCACAGCCCAGCAAGGCAGAGCAGGATGCTTCTATTCCTCCTGGCACCCATGAGGCCCTGCTTCAGAcagccctttctcctcctcctcctcccaccaggcctgTGTCTCCTCCCCAAAAGGCAAAAGAGGCACCAAACACCCAAGCCCAG CCCATCTCTGATGATGAAGCCAGTGATGGGGAAGAAACCCAGGTTAGTGCAGCTGATCTGGAAGCCCTCATCAGTGGCCACTACCCCACCTCCCTTGAGGGAGATTGTGAGCCTAGCCCAGCCCCTGCTGTCCTGGATAAGTGGGTCTGTGCACAGCCCTCAAGCCAGAAGGCGACCAATCACAACCTCCATATCACAGAGaagctggaagttctggccaaagCCTACAGTGTTCAGGGAGACAAGTGGAGGGCCCTGGGCTATGCCAAGGCCATCAATGCCCTCAAGAGCTTCCATAAGCCTGTCACCTCGTACCAG gAGGCCTGCAGTATCCCTGGGATTGGGAAGCGGATGGCTGAGAAAATCATAG
- the POLL gene encoding DNA polymerase lambda isoform X22: MDPRGILKAFPKRQKIHADASSKVLAKIPRREEGEEAEEWLSSLRAHVVRTGIGRARAELFEKQIVQHGGQLCPAQGPGVTHIVVDEGMDYERALRLLRLPQLPPGAQLVKSAWLSLCLQERRLVDVAGFSIFIPSSPSLMMKPVMGKKPRLVQLIWKPSSVATTPPPLREIVSLAQPLLSWISGSVHSPQARRRPITTSISQRSWKFWPKPTVFRETSGGPWAMPRPSMPSRASISLSPRTRYPGARVGGGVFTGQWLVTPVGFRYSGEDFMGSRTCTKEKKGKLMKADWQNLDSC; the protein is encoded by the exons ATGGATCCCAGGGGTATCTTGAAGGCATTTCCCAAGCGGCAGAAAATTCATGCTGATGCATCATCAAAAGTACTTGCAAAGATTCctaggagggaagagggagaagaagcaGAAG AGTGGCTGAGCTCCCTTCGGGCCCATGTTGTGCGCACTGGCATTGGACGAGCCCGGGCAGAACTCTTTGAGAAGCAGATTGTTCAGCATGGCGgccagctatgccctgcccaggGCCCAGGTGTCACTCACATTGTGGTGGATGAAGGCATGGACTATGAGCGAGCCCTCCGCCTTCTCAGACTACCCCAGCTGCCCCCGGGTGCTCAGCTGGTGAAGTCAGCCTGGCTGAGCTTGTGCCTTCAGGAGAGGAGGCTGGTGGATGTAGCTGGATTCAGCATCTTCATCCCCAGTAG CCCATCTCTGATGATGAAGCCAGTGATGGGGAAGAAACCCAGGTTAGTGCAGCTGATCTGGAAGCCCTCATCAGTGGCCACTACCCCACCTCCCTTGAGGGAGATTGTGAGCCTAGCCCAGCCCCTGCTGTCCTGGATAAGTGGGTCTGTGCACAGCCCTCAAGCCAGAAGGCGACCAATCACAACCTCCATATCACAGAGaagctggaagttctggccaaagCCTACAGTGTTCAGGGAGACAAGTGGAGGGCCCTGGGCTATGCCAAGGCCATCAATGCCCTCAAGAGCTTCCATAAGCCTGTCACCTCGTACCAGGTACCCAGGGGCTAGAGTGGGAGGAGGGGTCTTTACTGGCCAGTGGTTAGTAACCCCAGTGGGGTTCAGGTACAGTGGTGAAGATTTTATGGGGTCTAGGACttgcacaaaagaaaaaaaaggaaaattgatgAAAGCAGATTGGCAAAATCTTGATAGTTGTTGA